A genomic stretch from Halorubrum sp. BV1 includes:
- a CDS encoding lycopene cyclase domain-containing protein, whose amino-acid sequence MIPTLTYLQFHLVFSLPLLAVLWRVAPRYTGVRRRRAAGGIAALVAIAYAYTTPWIHHMIGRGAWSYADGAVVVRALSIPLGEYLFFAIQTVAVALACHRIGFDPAFRDGDFARLPRAAGAAVGLALVPVGLGLVAVGDRFLYLGGLLAWVGPVVALQWGVGGGYLVRTSRVWVPATLLPAVYFWVADRIAIGVGTWRISAEFTTGVTLFGLPIEEMAFFAAAGLMTVNGIVLFEWALDWRDRRRAVDDAPAVEAADPTPGPVADPLDDG is encoded by the coding sequence GTGATTCCGACGCTGACGTACCTCCAGTTCCACCTCGTCTTCAGTCTCCCGCTGCTCGCGGTCCTGTGGCGCGTCGCACCCCGGTACACCGGGGTCCGTCGCCGTCGCGCGGCTGGCGGGATCGCTGCCCTCGTCGCCATCGCGTACGCGTACACGACGCCGTGGATCCACCACATGATCGGCCGCGGCGCGTGGTCGTACGCCGACGGCGCGGTGGTCGTCCGAGCGCTGTCGATCCCGCTCGGCGAGTACCTCTTTTTCGCGATCCAGACGGTCGCCGTCGCGCTCGCGTGTCACCGGATCGGCTTCGATCCCGCGTTTCGCGACGGCGACTTCGCTCGGCTCCCGCGCGCCGCCGGAGCCGCGGTCGGACTCGCGCTCGTTCCGGTCGGGCTCGGACTCGTCGCGGTCGGCGACCGGTTTCTCTACCTCGGCGGCCTCCTCGCGTGGGTCGGTCCGGTGGTCGCGCTCCAGTGGGGCGTCGGCGGCGGCTACCTCGTCCGCACGTCCCGCGTCTGGGTCCCGGCGACGCTGCTGCCCGCGGTGTACTTCTGGGTCGCAGACCGGATCGCGATCGGCGTGGGGACGTGGCGGATCTCCGCGGAGTTCACGACCGGCGTCACCCTCTTCGGACTCCCGATAGAGGAGATGGCCTTCTTCGCCGCGGCCGGGCTGATGACGGTCAACGGGATCGTGTTGTTCGAGTGGGCGCTCGACTGGCGCGACCGGCGGAGAGCCGTCGACGACGCTCCCGCGGTCGAGGCCGCGGACCCGACCCCCGGTCCGGTCGCCGACCCGCTCGACGACGGATGA
- a CDS encoding Brp/Blh family beta-carotene 15,15'-dioxygenase, whose protein sequence is MTARVRSRVDRWFARRPALALAALLPVGAATPFLPVEVGVVTFALGTLAVGMAHGAIDHLVPLRVAGVSARRSFAAVGAVYAVLGGAVVVGFAVAPAAAFVAFVALTWLHWGQGDVATLALADVDHLPTTVERGLAAVVRGGLPMAVPLLAHPAEYRLVAEWTVGLFFADAAASAAVDPIFVPGVRTATAGVMIGATLASIGAGYVRVRGGADRRGWLRDAGEVALLWAWFLLAAPVFAIGVYFALWHSLRHVGRLVLLDPTAASAVEAGDLRGALSRFARDAAPLTLGGFLVVAAVGLVVPRGPAAAGAVAPGDALAVSLVAIAALTLPHVAVVAWLDRRQGVWRSGPFG, encoded by the coding sequence ATGACGGCTCGCGTCCGTTCTCGGGTCGATCGCTGGTTCGCCCGGCGTCCCGCGCTCGCGCTCGCGGCGCTGCTCCCGGTCGGGGCGGCGACCCCCTTCCTTCCGGTCGAGGTCGGCGTCGTCACGTTCGCGCTCGGCACGCTCGCGGTCGGGATGGCACACGGTGCGATCGACCACCTCGTTCCGCTGCGCGTCGCGGGAGTCTCGGCTCGCCGGTCGTTCGCGGCCGTCGGCGCCGTCTACGCGGTCCTCGGCGGCGCGGTCGTCGTCGGATTCGCGGTCGCGCCCGCGGCGGCGTTCGTCGCGTTCGTCGCGCTTACGTGGCTCCACTGGGGGCAGGGCGACGTCGCGACGCTCGCGCTAGCGGACGTCGATCACCTTCCCACGACGGTCGAGCGGGGACTCGCCGCGGTCGTTCGCGGCGGACTGCCGATGGCCGTTCCCCTCCTCGCGCACCCGGCGGAGTACCGACTGGTCGCCGAGTGGACCGTCGGGCTGTTCTTCGCGGACGCGGCCGCGTCGGCCGCCGTCGACCCGATTTTCGTCCCCGGTGTGCGAACGGCTACCGCTGGAGTCATGATCGGCGCGACGCTCGCGTCGATCGGCGCGGGCTACGTCCGCGTCCGCGGGGGTGCAGACCGTCGCGGCTGGCTCCGCGACGCGGGCGAGGTCGCCCTCCTATGGGCGTGGTTCCTGCTCGCCGCGCCGGTGTTCGCGATCGGCGTGTACTTCGCGCTGTGGCACTCGCTCCGCCACGTCGGCCGGCTCGTCCTGTTGGATCCGACGGCCGCGAGCGCGGTCGAGGCGGGCGACCTGCGCGGCGCGCTCTCCCGGTTCGCGCGCGACGCCGCGCCGCTCACGCTCGGCGGGTTCCTCGTGGTGGCCGCCGTCGGACTCGTCGTGCCGCGGGGGCCGGCGGCCGCCGGCGCGGTCGCGCCCGGCGACGCGCTCGCGGTATCGCTCGTCGCCATCGCGGCGCTGACGCTCCCGCACGTCGCGGTCGTCGCGTGGCTCGACCGCCGACAGGGCGTGTGGCGCTCGGGACCGTTCGGGTGA
- a CDS encoding YkgJ family cysteine cluster protein — MDLRCEGCAGCCVDWRPIDAAAAAGSDRAGSRPPLDDTYGLVALTRDEVARFVDDGLGDALVPRLFEPAEGDDRVTVDGTDLAAVDGHPVFVVGLRKPPKPVAPIGTDEPRWLDACVFLDPTTLQCRIHGSDRYPRTCASYPGHNLALDAETECERVEAADGGERLLDGAVPDDTPPPAFGPQALGSTVFAHPDPDELDGVVARLRVGDAAADDRARFVGVAVGSRPASLSVDRERAAEAAARVREADSWVGRAVREWRERAGERGTPVTASVRDRDELVRELEDGEGAPGTPGWE, encoded by the coding sequence ATGGACCTCCGTTGTGAGGGGTGTGCCGGCTGCTGTGTCGACTGGCGGCCGATAGACGCTGCGGCCGCCGCCGGCTCCGACCGGGCGGGATCACGGCCGCCCCTCGACGACACCTACGGTCTGGTGGCGCTCACCCGCGACGAGGTCGCTCGCTTCGTCGACGACGGCCTCGGCGACGCGCTCGTCCCGCGACTGTTCGAGCCCGCGGAGGGCGACGACCGCGTCACGGTCGACGGGACCGACCTCGCGGCCGTCGACGGTCACCCCGTCTTCGTCGTCGGGCTCCGCAAGCCGCCGAAGCCCGTCGCTCCGATAGGCACCGACGAGCCGCGGTGGCTCGACGCCTGCGTCTTCCTCGATCCGACGACCCTTCAGTGCCGGATCCACGGGTCGGACCGGTACCCGCGAACCTGCGCGAGCTACCCCGGACACAACCTCGCGCTGGACGCCGAGACGGAGTGCGAGCGCGTCGAGGCCGCCGACGGCGGCGAGCGCCTGCTCGACGGCGCGGTTCCCGACGACACGCCGCCGCCGGCGTTCGGCCCGCAGGCGCTCGGGTCGACCGTGTTCGCGCATCCGGACCCCGACGAACTCGACGGCGTCGTCGCCCGCCTCCGCGTCGGGGACGCGGCCGCAGACGACAGGGCGCGGTTCGTCGGCGTCGCCGTCGGCTCGCGACCCGCGTCGCTGTCCGTGGACCGCGAGCGCGCCGCCGAGGCCGCGGCGCGCGTCCGGGAGGCGGACTCGTGGGTCGGCCGGGCGGTCCGCGAGTGGCGCGAGCGCGCGGGAGAGCGCGGCACACCGGTGACGGCCTCGGTCCGCGACCGCGACGAGCTGGTCCGCGAGCTGGAAGACGGGGAGGGGGCACCGGGGACGCCGGGCTGGGAGTGA
- a CDS encoding ABC transporter ATP-binding protein codes for MGSEGPHEPVAVALDGVTKRYGDTAAVDDVSLRVREGEFFTLVGPSGCGKTTTLRLIAGFEAPTEGTIRFGGDSVAGVPPEARDVGVVFQNYALFPHMTVGENVAYGLNFADPPGGVTRGERVAELLKLVDLPDAADRDPESLSGGQKQRVAMARALAPGPDVLLLDEPMSALDARLRERLRVQVKAIQSELGITTVYVTHDQEEALAISDRVAVMSGGTPEQVAPPRTVYREPATRFVAEFVGDNNVFTGRVVDARGDESADAGTAATRDDGNSARGEDETVIEVDGRRFRIGLGDRDVRPSPAPGDRLTVCVRPEHLRIGGDGNRITATVANAEFLGETTRMTLDWGDREIVVRTRNPLSGEIAVGFDPADAHVIGVERE; via the coding sequence GTGGGGTCTGAGGGGCCACACGAACCCGTCGCGGTCGCGCTCGACGGCGTCACCAAACGCTACGGCGACACCGCCGCGGTCGACGACGTGAGCCTCCGCGTACGCGAGGGGGAGTTTTTCACCTTGGTCGGCCCCTCCGGCTGCGGGAAGACGACGACGCTCCGGCTGATCGCGGGGTTCGAAGCGCCCACGGAGGGGACGATACGGTTCGGCGGCGACTCCGTCGCCGGCGTCCCGCCCGAAGCGCGCGACGTGGGCGTCGTCTTCCAGAACTACGCGCTGTTCCCGCACATGACCGTCGGCGAGAACGTCGCGTACGGGCTCAACTTCGCGGACCCGCCCGGCGGCGTCACCCGAGGAGAGCGCGTCGCAGAGCTTCTGAAGCTTGTCGACCTGCCCGACGCCGCCGACCGAGACCCGGAGAGTCTCTCCGGCGGGCAGAAACAGCGGGTGGCGATGGCGCGGGCGCTCGCGCCGGGACCCGACGTGTTGCTCTTAGACGAGCCGATGAGCGCGCTCGACGCGCGGCTCCGCGAGCGCCTCCGCGTGCAGGTCAAAGCGATCCAGTCCGAGTTGGGGATCACCACCGTCTACGTCACCCACGACCAGGAAGAGGCGCTCGCGATCTCGGACCGCGTCGCCGTGATGTCCGGAGGGACGCCGGAGCAGGTCGCACCGCCCAGAACGGTGTACCGCGAGCCCGCCACGCGGTTCGTCGCAGAGTTCGTCGGCGACAACAACGTGTTTACGGGCCGCGTCGTCGACGCCCGGGGAGACGAGTCCGCCGACGCCGGCACGGCCGCCACACGCGACGACGGAAACAGCGCACGCGGCGAAGACGAGACCGTGATCGAGGTCGACGGACGGCGGTTCCGGATCGGACTCGGGGACCGCGACGTGCGGCCGTCACCCGCTCCCGGCGACCGGCTCACGGTCTGCGTCCGGCCCGAGCACCTGCGGATCGGCGGCGACGGAAACCGCATTACTGCGACCGTCGCGAACGCGGAGTTCCTCGGCGAGACGACGCGGATGACGCTCGACTGGGGCGACCGCGAGATCGTGGTACGCACACGCAACCCGCTCTCCGGAGAGATCGCCGTGGGATTCGATCCCGCGGACGCCCACGTGATCGGCGTCGAGAGGGAGTGA
- a CDS encoding iron ABC transporter permease has translation MNDRRRAQRDGGNQSLSDRLEGRLLTLLAVATSATLVVAFYYPVGTVLIEAVRVDGGVSLGAFAEILRDPFYFGEAARLLAGDPPAAVARDLVSPDRRLGIVGFTAYQAALSTVASVALGLPAAYLLARFEFPGRRTIRSLTIVPFVLPSIMVAVGFVATFGRNGTLNAMLGALGLPAVDLLFTLEAIVIAHAFYNAPLVARVTTAAWESVDAGAIETARSLGAGPLRAFVDVVAPQVYPAVLTGAALTFVFTFGTFPIVLALGGFQLATVEVFVYRLVRDLSYAEAAALAIIELVISLGVLLAYLRYEAQSAVRSRGARPLPRKPLVPSTPTAREWVSRVGLAAYVAVAAVIFLAPIASMILASVTGGDGTLTLEHYRFLAARQRTAAAFQVRPWPAIRNSLGFAVGATLLALPMGVVVAVLTTRRYRGRKLVDAAAMAPLAVSGIVVGLGLLRGLVFGVEIAGWRVTASGAVAIVVAHAVAGYPFVVRTVAPGLEALDRSLVESARALGASRARALRDVELPLVWPAVVAGAAFAFAISIGEFTATVVLATGADAYTMPIAIERFIGRRLGPATAMGVVLLVVTGCSFVVIERLGGESRGV, from the coding sequence GTGAACGACCGTCGACGCGCTCAGCGGGACGGCGGGAACCAGTCTCTCTCCGACCGCCTCGAAGGACGGCTGCTGACGCTGCTCGCGGTCGCGACGAGCGCCACGCTCGTCGTCGCCTTCTATTACCCCGTCGGCACCGTCCTGATCGAGGCGGTCCGCGTCGACGGCGGCGTCTCTCTCGGGGCGTTCGCGGAGATCCTCCGCGACCCGTTCTACTTCGGCGAAGCGGCGCGGCTGCTCGCCGGCGACCCCCCGGCGGCGGTCGCTCGCGACCTCGTCTCGCCGGACCGGCGGCTCGGGATCGTCGGCTTCACCGCGTATCAGGCCGCGCTGTCGACGGTCGCGAGCGTCGCGCTCGGCCTCCCGGCCGCGTACCTGCTCGCGCGCTTCGAGTTCCCCGGCCGGCGGACGATCCGATCGCTGACTATCGTCCCGTTCGTGCTCCCGTCGATTATGGTTGCGGTCGGCTTCGTCGCCACCTTCGGACGCAACGGGACGCTCAACGCGATGCTCGGCGCGCTCGGGCTTCCCGCGGTGGACCTGTTGTTCACGCTTGAGGCGATCGTGATCGCCCACGCCTTCTACAACGCTCCGCTCGTCGCGCGGGTGACGACCGCGGCGTGGGAGTCGGTCGACGCCGGCGCGATCGAGACGGCACGGAGCCTCGGCGCGGGACCACTGCGAGCCTTCGTCGACGTGGTCGCGCCGCAAGTGTATCCGGCGGTGTTGACGGGCGCGGCACTCACGTTCGTGTTCACGTTCGGCACGTTCCCCATCGTGCTCGCGCTCGGCGGGTTCCAGCTCGCGACCGTCGAGGTGTTCGTCTACCGGCTCGTTCGCGACCTGAGCTACGCCGAGGCGGCCGCGCTCGCGATCATCGAACTCGTCATCTCGCTCGGCGTTCTGCTCGCGTACCTCCGGTACGAGGCGCAAAGCGCGGTCCGGTCGCGCGGGGCGCGGCCGCTCCCCCGCAAGCCGCTTGTGCCGTCGACGCCGACGGCCCGCGAGTGGGTGTCGCGCGTCGGACTCGCCGCCTACGTCGCCGTCGCCGCGGTCATTTTTCTCGCGCCGATCGCGTCGATGATCCTCGCGAGCGTGACCGGCGGCGACGGGACGCTCACGCTGGAGCACTACCGGTTTCTGGCCGCGAGACAGCGGACCGCGGCCGCGTTTCAGGTCAGACCGTGGCCCGCGATCCGGAACTCGCTCGGGTTCGCGGTCGGGGCGACGCTGCTCGCGCTGCCGATGGGCGTCGTGGTCGCTGTGTTGACGACCCGGCGCTACCGCGGCCGGAAGCTGGTCGACGCCGCCGCGATGGCCCCGCTCGCCGTCTCCGGGATCGTCGTCGGGCTCGGCCTGCTTCGCGGGCTCGTCTTCGGCGTGGAGATCGCGGGCTGGCGGGTCACCGCGTCCGGCGCGGTCGCCATCGTCGTCGCCCACGCGGTGGCGGGGTACCCGTTCGTCGTCCGAACCGTCGCGCCCGGATTGGAGGCGCTCGACCGGTCGCTCGTCGAGTCGGCGCGGGCGCTCGGCGCGTCTCGGGCGCGGGCGCTTCGGGACGTGGAACTACCGCTCGTGTGGCCGGCCGTCGTCGCCGGCGCGGCGTTCGCGTTCGCCATCTCGATCGGCGAGTTCACGGCGACGGTCGTGCTCGCGACGGGGGCCGACGCGTACACGATGCCGATCGCCATCGAACGCTTCATCGGGCGGCGGCTCGGACCGGCGACCGCAATGGGCGTCGTCTTGCTCGTCGTCACCGGCTGCAGTTTCGTCGTGATCGAGCGGCTCGGGGGTGAGAGTCGTGGGGTCTGA
- a CDS encoding thiamine ABC transporter substrate binding subunit — protein MTDDATAGGRGSPSDTGTGDDGLGSRAADTESISATDRHTRRRILALGGAAGAAALAGCSAERTNGDEESGDDGAGSGGDAGDDDTSEEEDEGEGDEGKPTLTVATYTNFIDAPSVSPGEWLKSEFESRFDATLEWATPDNEINYYVERAQSGVGIDADVYVGFNTEDLVRIDSELDDELFAEAGEISGAEDVRDGLSFDPFGRAVPFDTGYVSLVYDGTEAEAPATFEGLLDPEHAGALIAQNPGSSATGRAFLLHTVNRFGDGPDGAVEGEDGDPDYDYLDYWTDLQANDVRVLGSWDDAYTAWSNGEAPMVVSYSTDQVFADMEGANLQEHQIRFLNDQAYATPEGMAVFAETDRPDLAREFMSFMLEPEVQGEIAQRNVAFPATDTATLPDDYAELAQEPADPVTFSYDELRGSVGGWIEAWERQFAEN, from the coding sequence ATGACCGACGACGCGACGGCTGGCGGTCGCGGTTCTCCGAGCGATACCGGTACCGGCGACGACGGCCTCGGCAGCCGCGCCGCCGACACCGAATCGATCAGCGCGACCGACCGGCACACCCGGCGACGAATCCTCGCGCTCGGCGGTGCGGCCGGAGCCGCTGCGCTCGCGGGCTGTAGCGCCGAGCGGACGAACGGCGACGAGGAATCTGGCGACGACGGTGCCGGCTCTGGCGGCGACGCGGGCGACGACGACACGAGCGAAGAGGAGGACGAAGGTGAGGGAGACGAGGGGAAACCGACGCTCACCGTCGCGACGTACACCAACTTCATCGACGCGCCGTCGGTGAGTCCGGGCGAGTGGCTCAAATCGGAGTTCGAGAGTCGGTTCGACGCCACGCTGGAGTGGGCGACGCCGGACAACGAGATCAACTACTACGTCGAGCGCGCGCAGTCCGGCGTCGGGATCGACGCCGACGTCTACGTCGGCTTCAACACCGAAGACTTGGTTCGGATCGACAGCGAGCTCGACGACGAGCTGTTCGCGGAGGCGGGCGAGATCAGCGGAGCCGAGGACGTCCGCGACGGGCTGTCGTTCGACCCGTTCGGCCGCGCCGTCCCCTTCGACACCGGGTACGTGAGCCTCGTGTACGACGGGACAGAGGCGGAGGCTCCGGCGACCTTCGAGGGACTCCTCGACCCCGAGCACGCGGGGGCGCTCATCGCGCAGAACCCGGGCTCGTCCGCGACCGGTCGCGCCTTCCTCCTCCACACTGTCAACCGGTTCGGCGACGGGCCGGACGGAGCCGTCGAGGGCGAGGACGGCGACCCGGACTACGACTACCTCGACTACTGGACGGACCTCCAGGCCAACGACGTGCGGGTGCTCGGGTCGTGGGACGACGCCTACACCGCGTGGTCGAACGGCGAGGCCCCCATGGTCGTCTCCTACTCGACCGATCAGGTGTTCGCGGACATGGAGGGGGCGAACTTACAGGAACACCAGATCCGCTTTCTGAACGATCAGGCGTACGCCACTCCCGAGGGGATGGCCGTCTTCGCGGAGACCGACCGGCCGGATCTCGCCCGTGAGTTCATGTCGTTCATGCTCGAACCGGAAGTCCAAGGCGAGATCGCCCAGCGGAACGTCGCGTTCCCGGCCACGGACACCGCGACGCTGCCAGACGACTACGCCGAACTGGCACAGGAACCCGCCGATCCGGTGACGTTCTCATACGACGAGCTACGGGGCTCGGTCGGCGGGTGGATCGAAGCGTGGGAACGCCAGTTCGCCGAGAACTGA